The sequence TCTAggtaataaatttttcaaacaaaatcaaGAAAATGTACTATGCGATTACCGTTCAAAAACACTTTTTACATCTATATATTAAATTGTACTGCATAAGATACATTTCTTATACCAATTAGTTTCTCGGACataacaattttattaataCTTTTAACACCGACTCTATCGtactttcacagatttttcatcGATGCCAAGACCGGGCCCGCTTCAGTTTCATTTGTGCTGAGAAAACCGTCTTCAGCCAAATGTACCAAACCTGCGTGCACGATGGCCATCTAGGATTCCCGTGTGAGGATTCGGCTTCATTCTTTCCGGATTCCGAAGGAAATACTAACACAAAAAGCGAAAACACCGGTGATGCTGGAAAACTTTCTACTCAAACTAGTACGGTTGCTTCAATTCCTTCCCAGGAGCTGGTTGCTCCGGAGGAATCACAAAAACCGGACGCTACTGACGCGGCTGACGATGAACAACCAGCCGGTTCGGTATTAATGCCGGTTAGTGACAATTTCTTCAATGTCATCGATAATCATCAATTGAATGCCGACACTTTCGATCCGGTTGAGGAAAGTGAAAGTGAGAACACTGCTCAAGAAGTGATAGATCAAGCGGACGATTCTTCCACCGCGTCTGAAAATCAAGCTACTTTAGAAATTACAGATAGCACACAGGAAGTGGAAATCAGTGACGAGGATCGAGAGGCCGACAACCATGACAAAGAATCGAAACTAGAAGAAGAAAATACACAAAATCCTGCAACCAACGAGATTGTTCTGGATAACAACGATAAGCAAGTAGTCAGCGGTAGTGCCGATGAATCTTTGGATGATTCACAATCGTCATTGCAGAACAATATCCAAACCGTAGAAGAACCTGAACCCATAATTCATGACTTCCAAGAAGTAGAACTAGCTGCATCGAGCTTGAATACCAACGATGAAGTGGTGACTGATTTAATTAATACGAAACCGTTGGATACAACGGATGTCGCAATTATTGTGACAGAGCCGgaaataaattcaattaatGATGGATTTGTACATCAGCCTCATTTGGATAATTCCGTTACCAAAATCGAACCTAATGACGACAGTGAAGAAGAAAGCGAACAGAAGGTTGGTGAACTGTTTAATGTAGAAAGTTCGATTGACGAACACAAAAACAACCCCGCGAATGAACCAGTTGCGGAAGTACTGAAACCGGAAGAAACTGAACAATCAACATCGGTAGTGGCAACTGCATCGCAAGCAGCGAACCATCAAACATCAAACGAAATTCATCCTTTGATAGCGGCCACACTTGCCGAGCGACTTGCAGCAGAGCCATCAAGAATCAATCTACCCGAATTCATCGTCTCAACGGTGGCAGATCTCCGGAAAGGTGTCCCTTCGCCAGCACTGCGTCGAAGGAAGACGTTCCTTTTCAAAGCCGATGCAATTTCCACGTGATGAACGGTGACAACGGCGGGGAGGTTCTCTTTCGCTGGCCGCAATCTTGTGAACCAACCACCACCGTAGGTCGTCTCCCCGAGAGGCATTGATAGTGTATTAGATTTAAGTAAACTAATTTATTAGCGCTCGAGAAAATAAAGTCTGGTATCAAATCAATCAAAGTCGAATCTTCTGTGATGCCTACCGAGGTCAGGTTTACTATTTCGGATGCAAtgatttgatttatttgataTGACGGGGCAGTCACCATGAAATCAGTTATACTTTTTTTATCAGTGTCCAACAAAAAGTCTATAGCTGTGAATTGACCTTTGCAACAAAAagtgaaaacaataaaaatttgcaaaaaattacCCAAAGATTGAACTATCTTGAATTGTTTGAAGGTTTCCGTCATACTCGAGTAGAAACTCGAACAACTAATTATTTGGGCTCCAAAACCTATAATAAAAATTGACAACAACTTAGGtaattttttaatcaaaatcCAACGAAAAATAGACTAGCACTAAAACACGATTTCGTGTATTACTTATGATGTTCCAGTATTTAATTACGATAAAGGTAAGTAGAttcatgtaaaatttgatgGAATTTCTTGGGTTTTAGCAAAGTGAGCGTGGTCTCGGTAGAAAAAATATGACGTTCGTAAAGTAGTTGTTTtgaacaaataaaaacaaattccaaTAACACAGAAAATTATCAATGACATTAATTGGCATACATAAACAGAGCCGCTGAGAAAAAATTCGAGCCCAGGGGACTGCAATATTACGGCCCACGTGagaaatgagaattaaaaaaggtaaaaacattgTGAGAATGGGAATATTATCGAATCAAGAGCTTTTtcaattacattattttaacaaatttgcaaaccaaatttatttcaatttttgaaattttgatttgtaATGAAGAATGAAAAAACAACTTTGAATCTTCGAAAAGTCCAGACCCGAGAGAATTCCTCCCTTTTCCCATCCCCTCTCGGCGGCTCTGTACATAAACATGAGGTCAatgcagcgctgccaactataccgatttttcggtatttataccgatttttggactcgatacaggaatactctctcaaaataccgatatttcaattttcatacagataaataccgattttcagtttttgtgttggattccataggggtaaaccaggtcgagcgaccttttttttttttttgatcgcaAAATCAGTTGCCGCACTAAATCgatatttgattt comes from Malaya genurostris strain Urasoe2022 chromosome 3, Malgen_1.1, whole genome shotgun sequence and encodes:
- the LOC131436938 gene encoding uncharacterized protein LOC131436938 produces the protein MCRITSLIVVALVLGSCQARTVPIRSKQAVKAYSYVLPAGAEEIRDDINHSFVCANRTDGFYVDIDNDCQIFHRCQDRARFSFICAEKTVFSQMYQTCVHDGHLGFPCEDSASFFPDSEGNTNTKSENTGDAGKLSTQTSTVASIPSQELVAPEESQKPDATDAADDEQPAGSVLMPVSDNFFNVIDNHQLNADTFDPVEESESENTAQEVIDQADDSSTASENQATLEITDSTQEVEISDEDREADNHDKESKLEEENTQNPATNEIVLDNNDKQVVSGSADESLDDSQSSLQNNIQTVEEPEPIIHDFQEVELAASSLNTNDEVVTDLINTKPLDTTDVAIIVTEPEINSINDGFVHQPHLDNSVTKIEPNDDSEEESEQKVGELFNVESSIDEHKNNPANEPVAEVLKPEETEQSTSVVATASQAANHQTSNEIHPLIAATLAERLAAEPSRINLPEFIVSTVADLRKGVPSPALRRRKTFLFKADAIST